The nucleotide window GCGCGGCGAGGAGCGGGAGGAGCCAGAAGCCGGCCACACCGACGCTCCGCAGCGCGAGCCGGCCCGGGTCGACCGGAGCGGCCGGCCGCCGTGCCGAGGCACCGTACGTCACCAGCCGGCCCAGGGGGGCGAGGACGTCGAGGGCGGCGTCGAGGACGGGGCCGCCGACGGCGTCCAGGACCACGTCGACGGGACGTCCCCGGTTGGCGTCCAGGACGCGTTCGCGGTACCCCTCGGCTGCGCCGTCGACCGCGGCGTCCGCGCCGAGTCCGAGGGCGACGGCGCGCCGGTCGTCGCGGGACGCCGTGGCGATGACCCGGCCGGCTCCGTACTCCCGGGCCAGCTGGACGGCGAGGCTGCCCGTGCCGCCCGCGGCGGAGTGCACCACGACGCTCTCACCGGGCCGGATCCGCGCGATGGACCTCAGCAGGTGCCAGGCGGTCAGGCCCTGGACGAGGACGGCGAGGGCGGCGCCGGCATCCACCTCGTCGGGCAGCATCACGAGGTCGCGGTCGGCGACGACCGCCCGGGCCGCGTATCCGCCCTGCGGAAGGTAGCCGAGGACCCGGCGCCCGTCCGCGGTCCGGCCGGCCACCTCCATTCCCGGGATCCGCGGCAGCGGGCCCTCGGGGGCGTGGGGGCCTTCGGTGTGCTCGCCCGCGATCTGCTTGATGTCACCGAAGTTGACGCCGGCCGCCTCCACCCGGACCAGGGTCTCGTCCGGTCCCGGCACCGGGTCCGGCACCTCGGCTTCCCTCAGGACCTCGGGGCCTCCGAACCGCTCGTATCGCAGGGCGCGCATTCCGCTCTCCCACCGTGCACACGCCCCACGCGGGGGCTCCTTGCCGCGGCCGGTACCGGTACCGCCTCAGCCGGCGGGCCGTGGGCTGTCGCCGTCGTAGCCGGGCTGCTTGGGCTCCAGCCCCTCCATCTCCCGGAGCTGGTCGAGAAGGACCTTCGCGAACTCCAGTCCCTTCGGGGAGAGACCCACCGCGCGCATGGCCACGCCGGTGACCCCGGCGCGCTCCAGGGACCGCAGGTCCTCCTCGGTCAGGCCGGCGTCGCGCCAGGCCGCCAGTTCTTCCAGCCGCTTTTCGGTCGGGCTCGCTGAATCGTCGTCGAGAAGATAGGCAACCGGTACACCAAAGAATTTCGCCAGAGCCTCAACATGCTGCACCCGCGGATTACCGCGTTCCCCTTTACGGAGGTAGGCGATGTACTGCTTCGAAATGTCACCGCCCTGGGCCCGGATGGCGCGGGCCACCTCTTCGTTGCTGAAGGGGCCGCGACCGCGCGGATGGACGGTGTCGAACAGATGGTTCAACCGCCGAGCCAGCAATCCAGGTGGGTCTGTCCTCATTTATCCCCACTCCTTGATCTCCGAGCTGCCGATCAGGTGGAAGCTCAGAGGGGTGCCACCATGCAGGTTGACGAGACCATGACTGCGACAAAGCGTCCACAAGTGGTTACGCAGGATCTCGAACGTTCCCGGTACCAGGTTACTGCATACCATCCAGTCTTCTGAGTCGGGAATTCTTTCCGGATATACGGCAAGACGTCGGAGGATCTCCCCTGCAGCCGTCGTCCCGAGGGGTCCGGCCGGGGCGACCGTGTACATGCACGCCGGGGTCATCCGGCATCGCACATCCCGCGCCTGCGACGTGAAACCGCGGAGCCCTTCGTCGCCGGCGTGGTGATCCCACTCGTCACACCGGCGACCGAAGGACCCCGACCGTGTTCGAGCCGACAAGCCGTACTATCCCAGAAGCACAAGAGGCGCGGCATGACCGTTCCGGTCATCACTGCCCGGCCTCCGCCGGCGGTGGCACCGCGACCGCGCCCGCCCGCGCCGCCCGCCGGCGAACGCGCCTTCGCCCGGTTCAGGGCTCACCCGGCGGACCAATGGTTCAATGCACGTTCCGAAACCCGTCGTCCCGGTTCCCCGGCAACGTCACGGGAAGGACGGAGAAGGGGGGAACGGTATCCGGTCATCCGCTGGCCGAGAACCGGATCTTCCCTCCTGAGGGCGCCGGACACATCATGGGCAGCCGCGACATCCACCGCAGCGAGGGGAACGGGAAGCGATGAAGCGCCGGCAGATCCGCAGGAAATGCGGCGACCTGGTACAGAGTCTCGACCTGCCCGTCTCCTTCTCCCTGGAGTACCTCTGCGAGCAGATCGCCGGGCGCCGGGGGCGCCCGGTGCAACTGGCCCCGCTGGCGTTCCCCGCCAGCGGCCCCGCCGGGCTCCTGGTCTCCACCGCCACCACGGACTACGTCTTCTACGAGGCCTGCACCACAGCGGTCCACCAGACTCACGTGATCATGCATGAACTGGGCCATCTCCTGTGGGACCACGGCCCGGCGGGATCCGGCGCGACGGACGAGATGTCCGCGGGCAGCGCCCTGCTGCCCGCGGACATCGACCCCACGCTCGTCGAGCACATGCTGGGGCGCACCCAGTACAGCCGACCCGAGGAGTACGCGGCGGAGTACTTCGCCACCCGGCTGCTGCGGCTGGCGAGCGGCCCGCTCTCACCGCCCGCTGCGGTACCGCCCGGTATGAGCGAGCTGGTGAACCGGCTGGAACGCTCGTTGCAGCACGGCGGCGGGCACCGGAGATGACCGCACGGCCGGCAACTGGGCCACCGAGTACGTCGACACGGTGCCCGGGGCCGGCCGGCTCCACGGCTTCGGTGTCGCTGAGCACCGGCACGTGTCGCAGCGCGCCGGAGGTGCCTGCGTGCCCACGGCCGTCGCGTCTTCGAGGGTTCGGTCAGGGAGCGACGACGACCTGCGCCGAGTAGCTGAGGCCCGAGCCGAAGCCCGCGGTCAGGACGAGCGCCCCGGGCCGGACGCGGCCGGCGGCGGCCAGCGTGTCCAGGGCGAGCGGAATGGAGGCGCCGGAGACGTTGCCGTCCTCCCGGACCGTGCGCGCCACCTCTACCGACGCGGGCAGCCGCAGCGCCTTCACCGCCGCGTCCACGATCCGCACATTGGCCTGGTGTGGCACGAACGCCTCGATGTCCCGCACCGTCACCCCGGACGCGGCCAGGGCCTGTCGGCACACCTCGGCGACAGCCCCGATGGCCCAGCGGAACACCTCCGGTCCGGCCATCTCCAGGAACGGCCAGCGCGCCAGCGGGTCGCCCCGCACCTCGGCGAAGGAGCGGCTCTGCCGGATGGCGCCCAGGTGCTCGGTGTCGGTCCCCCACACCACGGGCCCGATACCCGGCTCGTCGGCGGGCCCCACCACCGCGGCGCCCGCGCCGTCGCCGAAGATGAACGCCGTCGAGCGGTCGCGGGGGTCGACGATGTCGCTCATCCGCTCCGCCCCCACCACCAGTACGTGCTCCGACTGCCCGCAGGCCACCAGGTCCCGGGCGACCGCCAGGCTGTGCGAGAAGCCGGCGCAGGCGGCGCCGAGGTCGAAGGCCGCGGCACCGCGCGCCCCCAGTTCGGCGACGCAGGCCGCCGCCGCGGGTGGCGCCTGGTACAGGTAGGACATGGTGCAGAGGATGACGCAGGAGACGTCGGAGGGAGTCAGACCGGCCGCGCTCAGCGCCTTTTCCGCAGCTCGCGCCCCCATCACGGGTATGGTCTCGTCGGCGTCGGCGAAATGTCGGGTCCTGATTCCGGAGCGCTTCTCGATCCATTCCGGGTCGGAATCGATGAGTGCGCAGATCTCCTCATTGCCGACCACATTTCCCGGGCGGTACGAGCCCACCCCCAGGATCCTCGAGAACCGGCTGGACGAGGATCGAATTCTCTGTGTCATCGATTTCATCCGTCCCATCACGGGCCATCATGTACGAGCCGTCGCATCCAGCTTCCTGCTCATCAAAAGGGCTGCGATCCAAAAATGTCAATGAATGAAAGGCCAGGACGTTTGCCCCATTGATTCGACGGGCGGCGGAATTCCATTATGGGTGTGGGATCTGTCAGCCTCCGTCCGCGTGGCCGTTTCTGCGGGTTCTCAGCGCCCACAGGCGGACCAGCCCTACGACGGCCGCCAGCCACAGCGCCCCGACGCCGAGTTCGGCGAGGAGCTGCCCGGCGACGGGTTCGCCGTCCAGGGAGCGGTGCAGTGCCTCGATGCCGTGGGTGAGCGGCAGCAGCCCGGCCACCGTGCCGGTCCACCCGGGCAGGCCCGGCGCCGGCACCGCGCCGCTGAGGACCAGGACGAGGTAGAGCGCGGCGTTGCCGTACAGCAGCTCGGAGCGGCCCAGCAGTGCCAGCGCGCCGACGGCGGCGCCCACGCACAGGGTGGTGAGTGCCATGACCGTGTACACCCCTGTGCGGGCGAGCAACTGTGCCGCCGTCGCCGTACCGGTCAGGACGGGACCGGCCAGGACGACCGTGCCGAGGGAGAGCAGCAGGCCCTCGGCGGCGTAGGGCAGATACCGGGCGAGCAGCACCCGCAGCACGGGCACGCGTCCGACGAGCAGCGCAGCGAGGGTGCGTTCGTCCCGGTCCAGGGGCTGGACCCCGCTCACCCCGACCACGGTGGACAGACACATGACGAAGGCGGAGACTCCGGTGAACGCGGCCTCCCGCGCGGCTGCGACGTCCAGGCCGGCGGCGGGCCGGAGTCCGACGAGGAGTGTGTAGAACACCGCCTGGAGAACGGCCCTGGGGAGCTTGGACAGCAGCAGTACCCGCGGGGTCTCCTCGGCCAGGTACAGCCGCCAGGAGAAGCGGAGCAGTTCGCGGGCGACGGGGAACGGGCCCGGGTCGGAGGTCTCAGGTGAACTCGAGGGTGCCGCGGCGTCTGGCACGGTCCACCACCTTCCCGAACAGAACGGCCCCGGCCAGGAAGTGGAGGGCGGCCAGCACGGCCATGGCCGCGAGCGACGCGCCCGCGGGTCGGCCGAACGAGACGTCCACCATGTACTCCTTCGCCCAGCGCAGCGGCACGAGCCAGGCGATCCAGCGCAGCCCCGGGGGGATCGACCCGCCCGGGAGGATGGTGCCGCCGAGGATGTAGACCGGGTAGAGCAGGGCGTTGCCGAGGTGCACGCCGTGCCGGGTCAGCACGAACACGCAGCTGAGCAACATGCCCATGGCGACCGCGGAGACGACCGTCATCACCAGGCCGACCAGCAGCAGGAGCGGGGGCGGAAGCCGCAGCCGCAGTCCGAACAGCAGTGGGACGGCGGTTCCGACGACCGCGAGCGCGCCGCAGGTGAAGAGCACCGCCCCGGCGCACTTGCCCACCAGGACCAGCTGGGGGTCGCGGACGCCGACCACACTGCGGGTCATGGTGCCCTGGACGAGGTCACGGCGGACGATGCCACCGGCCATCCACACCAGCCCGCCCCACAGGCAGGTGACAAGCACCGAGACGAGGACCCGGGTGGCGGTGTCGCGGTCGCCGGGGTCGCGGGGCAGGGTGATCAGGAGCAGGGCGGCCGGCTGGACCCCCGCGAGGATCACCACGGCGGGGCTGTGCAGGGTCAGGACGGCCTGGATCCGGGCGGAGGCCCACAACACCGCCAGGTGTGTGCGCAGCGCCCCGGGACCGGTCGGCGGGACGCCGGGCGCGGGGGCCCTCATCGGCGCGGACTCTCGTACAGGCGCCGGAAGGAGTCCTCCAGCCGGGCCGGCGCGACGTCGAAGCCGGTCACCTCGCAGCCGTCGAGCAGGGCGCCGATCCCGCCCAGCGCCACCATGCCCCACTCCTCGATCTCGATCACGAGCGTCCAGCCGCCCGCGCCCTCTCCCTCCCCCGGGCCGCCCGCCGGGCCCTCGTCGCGGATCCGGATCCCGTGGCCGGTGCGGGGCTCGGGCCGGGGGCCGTGCCCGGTGACCGTGATGACGGCGGCGAAGCCGGCCCGCCGGGTGAAGTCGGCCAGCGGCAGGTCCTCGACGACCCGGCCGCCGTGCAGCGCGACGACGCGGTCGGCCAGTTCCTCGACATCCAGCAGGTGATGGCTGGTCAGCAGGATGGTGACGCCCTGGTCCCGCAGGGCGGAGATCTCCGCGCGCAGCCGGGCCGCCTCCACCGGGTCGAGCCCGAGGGTGGGTTCGTCGAGCAGCATGAGGCGGGGCCGGGTGGCGAAGCCGACAGCGAGGTGGAGTCGCTGGCGCATGCCGCGGGAGTACGTCTCGACGGCGCGGCCCGCGGCGTCCGCGAGGCCCGCGCGCTCCAGCGACCGGTCGACCAGCTGCCGCAGGCCGCGCGGCGGGGCGCCGTCGAGCAGGGCGAAGAAGCGGAGGTTCTCGCGGGCGGAG belongs to Streptomyces sp. V3I8 and includes:
- a CDS encoding zinc-binding dehydrogenase; its protein translation is MRALRYERFGGPEVLREAEVPDPVPGPDETLVRVEAAGVNFGDIKQIAGEHTEGPHAPEGPLPRIPGMEVAGRTADGRRVLGYLPQGGYAARAVVADRDLVMLPDEVDAGAALAVLVQGLTAWHLLRSIARIRPGESVVVHSAAGGTGSLAVQLAREYGAGRVIATASRDDRRAVALGLGADAAVDGAAEGYRERVLDANRGRPVDVVLDAVGGPVLDAALDVLAPLGRLVTYGASARRPAAPVDPGRLALRSVGVAGFWLLPLLAAHGAGGKALTELLDLTARGRLRPLVGAEYDLGRARDAHEALLGRRNKGKLILRP
- a CDS encoding helix-turn-helix domain-containing protein; its protein translation is MNHLFDTVHPRGRGPFSNEEVARAIRAQGGDISKQYIAYLRKGERGNPRVQHVEALAKFFGVPVAYLLDDDSASPTEKRLEELAAWRDAGLTEEDLRSLERAGVTGVAMRAVGLSPKGLEFAKVLLDQLREMEGLEPKQPGYDGDSPRPAG
- a CDS encoding beta-ketoacyl-ACP synthase 3 yields the protein MGRMKSMTQRIRSSSSRFSRILGVGSYRPGNVVGNEEICALIDSDPEWIEKRSGIRTRHFADADETIPVMGARAAEKALSAAGLTPSDVSCVILCTMSYLYQAPPAAAACVAELGARGAAAFDLGAACAGFSHSLAVARDLVACGQSEHVLVVGAERMSDIVDPRDRSTAFIFGDGAGAAVVGPADEPGIGPVVWGTDTEHLGAIRQSRSFAEVRGDPLARWPFLEMAGPEVFRWAIGAVAEVCRQALAASGVTVRDIEAFVPHQANVRIVDAAVKALRLPASVEVARTVREDGNVSGASIPLALDTLAAAGRVRPGALVLTAGFGSGLSYSAQVVVAP
- a CDS encoding ABC transporter permease translates to MPDAAAPSSSPETSDPGPFPVARELLRFSWRLYLAEETPRVLLLSKLPRAVLQAVFYTLLVGLRPAAGLDVAAAREAAFTGVSAFVMCLSTVVGVSGVQPLDRDERTLAALLVGRVPVLRVLLARYLPYAAEGLLLSLGTVVLAGPVLTGTATAAQLLARTGVYTVMALTTLCVGAAVGALALLGRSELLYGNAALYLVLVLSGAVPAPGLPGWTGTVAGLLPLTHGIEALHRSLDGEPVAGQLLAELGVGALWLAAVVGLVRLWALRTRRNGHADGG
- a CDS encoding ABC transporter permease, producing the protein MRAPAPGVPPTGPGALRTHLAVLWASARIQAVLTLHSPAVVILAGVQPAALLLITLPRDPGDRDTATRVLVSVLVTCLWGGLVWMAGGIVRRDLVQGTMTRSVVGVRDPQLVLVGKCAGAVLFTCGALAVVGTAVPLLFGLRLRLPPPLLLLVGLVMTVVSAVAMGMLLSCVFVLTRHGVHLGNALLYPVYILGGTILPGGSIPPGLRWIAWLVPLRWAKEYMVDVSFGRPAGASLAAMAVLAALHFLAGAVLFGKVVDRARRRGTLEFT
- a CDS encoding ABC transporter ATP-binding protein, with the translated sequence MTAVEVVGLGRDFVSSGRRVTALDRVDLTVAEGEIVALLGENGAGKTTLTKILATLLLPSRGTARIFGVDVTERPQEVRRHQSVVFGGERGFYHRLSARENLRFFALLDGAPPRGLRQLVDRSLERAGLADAAGRAVETYSRGMRQRLHLAVGFATRPRLMLLDEPTLGLDPVEAARLRAEISALRDQGVTILLTSHHLLDVEELADRVVALHGGRVVEDLPLADFTRRAGFAAVITVTGHGPRPEPRTGHGIRIRDEGPAGGPGEGEGAGGWTLVIEIEEWGMVALGGIGALLDGCEVTGFDVAPARLEDSFRRLYESPRR